In a single window of the Anaerolineae bacterium genome:
- a CDS encoding NCS2 family permease, whose protein sequence is MEEFFRLKERGTNVRTEIVAGLTTFMVMAYIIFVNPSILSAAGVPAGPALVATCVVAGAMTLLMGLWTNYPYAIAPGMGINSALVALVLTNAELGLTWQEAMGVIFLEGLLITILVLTGLREAIMNAIPMSLKRAISVGIGLFILFIGLFNAGFVRTGVFPLPDGSLTGPLTALGLYNSLPILVAVVGLLFTLLLLARRVRGALLWGILGTTVFAIALRYLTGNPTSVVPGAAEIPPLDQILVAPSFATFGSGLNLGVFGKLGVITAALTIFSFMLSDFFDTMGTVIGIGAQAGWVDERTGSMPRLREILVVDSLAAMFGGIAGSSSATTYIESAAGVEEGGRSGLTSVVVGILFLLAVFLSPLAGVVPQEATAAALILVGFLMVQQVREIPFDRIEEGVPALFTIVFMPFAWSITNGIAWGFVTYVFLKVAMGKGRQVSGLLYGTAVAFVLYLALPAIQALL, encoded by the coding sequence ATGGAGGAGTTCTTCCGACTCAAGGAACGCGGCACCAACGTACGGACGGAGATCGTCGCCGGGCTGACGACCTTCATGGTCATGGCCTACATCATCTTCGTGAACCCGTCAATCCTGTCGGCAGCGGGCGTTCCCGCCGGGCCGGCCCTGGTGGCCACTTGCGTGGTGGCCGGGGCCATGACGCTGCTGATGGGTCTGTGGACCAATTACCCCTACGCCATCGCCCCGGGCATGGGCATCAACTCGGCGCTGGTGGCCCTGGTCCTGACCAACGCCGAACTGGGGCTCACCTGGCAGGAGGCCATGGGGGTCATCTTCCTGGAGGGGTTGCTCATCACCATCCTGGTCCTTACGGGCTTGCGGGAAGCTATCATGAACGCCATCCCCATGAGCCTGAAGCGGGCCATATCGGTGGGGATCGGCCTCTTCATCCTGTTCATCGGCCTCTTCAACGCCGGCTTCGTGCGGACCGGGGTGTTCCCACTCCCTGATGGTTCTCTCACCGGTCCTCTCACCGCTTTGGGCCTGTACAACTCCTTGCCCATCCTGGTGGCCGTCGTGGGGTTGCTGTTCACGCTCTTGCTGCTGGCGCGCCGGGTCCGGGGCGCTTTGCTCTGGGGCATCCTGGGCACCACCGTGTTCGCCATCGCCCTGCGCTACCTGACCGGCAACCCGACCTCCGTGGTTCCGGGCGCAGCCGAGATCCCGCCGCTGGACCAGATCCTGGTGGCTCCCTCCTTCGCCACCTTCGGATCGGGCCTGAACCTGGGCGTCTTCGGCAAGCTGGGGGTCATCACGGCAGCGCTCACCATCTTCTCGTTTATGCTCTCCGACTTCTTCGACACCATGGGCACGGTCATCGGGATCGGCGCCCAGGCCGGTTGGGTGGACGAGCGCACGGGCAGCATGCCTCGTCTGCGCGAGATTCTGGTGGTGGACTCGCTGGCAGCCATGTTCGGCGGCATCGCCGGCTCCAGCAGCGCCACCACCTACATCGAGAGCGCTGCGGGAGTGGAGGAAGGCGGCCGCAGCGGACTCACCTCGGTGGTGGTGGGCATTCTATTCCTGTTGGCCGTGTTCCTGTCGCCCCTGGCCGGGGTAGTGCCGCAGGAAGCGACGGCGGCGGCCCTCATCCTGGTCGGCTTCCTGATGGTGCAGCAGGTGCGGGAGATACCCTTCGACAGGATCGAGGAAGGGGTGCCCGCTCTGTTCACCATCGTGTTCATGCCCTTCGCCTGGAGCATCACCAACGGCATCGCCTGGGGCTTCGTCACCTACGTCTTCCTGAAGGTGGCTATGGGGAAAGGCCGACAGGTGAGCGGCCTGCTCTACGGCACGGCCGTGGCCTTCGTCCTGTACCTGGCGCTGCCCGCCATCCAGGCGCTGCTGTAG